AATTCCATGAGAATACATTTTAATTAATTAAGAATACGTCTCTCCTAATACTATAGAGATTTACTTATCTCCAGGGATCAAGCACGACTTTTACACATCCGTCCTGCTTTTTATCAAATATTTCATATCCTTTTGCCACCTCATCAAGAGAAAGGCGATGCGTTATGATATCATCGAGTTTTACCTGCCCGGTTTCCACATATTTCATTAATTTATCAATGATCGCATGAACCGGAGATTGTCCCGCTTTAAGTGTAATGCCTTTATCAAAAAGCTGACCTACCCTAAAATTGTCATAATTCATGGGATAGACTCCTAATATGGAAACAAAACCTCCGCGTCTTACTCCACTCATACACGCCTCCAGCACTTTGATAGAACCTTTTTCAAAATTGACAGCTGCCTTTGCTCTATCCATCAGATTTCTGTCTGGTTCAAAGCCTACAGCATCTATACATAAATCGGCACCTCTGCCATTGGTCATGCTTCTGATTTCGTCAACAGTCTGTTTAGCGTCTTCCCAAAGAATGGTTTCGCATCCTGTAAGGTTTTTTATCTGATCCAGTCTATATTGAAGGGTATCAATAACAATTACTTTTTTTGCATGATGAAGAATAGCACTTTTTACGGCCATTGATCCCACAGGACCTGCACCGAAAATGGCTACAGTTTCCCCACCTTTAAGGTCCGCCCACATTACGCCGGTATAACCTGTAGGAAAAATATCGGTAAGAAAAAGCACCTGTTCATCGGTCAATGAATCAGAAACCTTTCTAGGTCCGAAATTAGCATAAGGAACTCTTACATATTGTGCCTGCCCGCCATTATACCCACCATACAGATCGGTATAACCAAACATTCCACCTCCTTTTTCAGTAACCAAGCCTCCTTCGGGACCATAATTTTCTATATTGGAGTTTTCACAGCCTGATGGTAAATCATGCTGGCAGAAATAACACCCTCCGCATGCAATCGGAAATGGCACAACAACTCTGTCACCCGCTTGTAGATGATTGATGTTTTTTCCTACTTCCTCCACAATTCCCATAAACTCATGTCCCATTACCATAGGACGTGGCTGAGGAATTCCTCCCGAATACATGTGAAGGTCACTGCCACAGATTGCGGTAGAAGTTACACGAAGAATAATATCATTTTGATCTTCAATCTTTGGATCATCGACGGTATCGCAGGTAATGTTACCCGGCGAATGAAAAACTGCTGCTTTCATATTGTTATATTTTATGGTTTGGTGTTTATTCGTTATCATGTGGTCATTAGACCCTAAAAAGCTGATGCGTTGGCCATTTCAAATTGTAAGCTGATTAAAATGGCTGACGCAAGATCTGGGTAAAGTTTTTTATACCTCAGCAATGGGAGAGGATATCCCCCTCCCTGAACAACTAAAGATAGTGTACCAACAATAAATAAATGAGGCAAAGGGAACTTAGACTCATCCCCAGAATGCTTAGCATTCTTCCTGTTTTTAAATTGTCGAAATTGGAGTAACCTCCTTTATTTTTATCGTATACTTTTTTATCTTTTCTGTAAAGAAAAAGAGCGATGCCTCCGGTAAGTATTCCCGGGATTCCGTAACAACAGCATAAGGCTACAGAAGAAATTCCGAGCACTAGCACTGCTGTAGCATTGGGTAATTTGGAATTTCTCATGATGATAGGTTTTGAAGCCAGTAGATTATTCCAGTAATAAAATGCAGCCGGCATTAATGATTAAACACTGTCATTATAAACATTAATTTTCTGGGTTATAAATAAATAATTTAAACCATCGAACCGTCAGCATCAGATTTTCAGAAACAATATTACGTCCTTCGAATAATATCCGATAACCCTTTCAAGGCAGATTACCGGATATTTATTCGACATTATTTTACAGCATCTTTTGCTTTTTTAGATTCCATTAAATGATGATCTAAAGTGGGAAGCGTTTTAGTGGCAAAATTTTTCAGAGAGGATTCGGAACCGTCAGCAGCTTCTTTCTTGAAATCAGCTATTGTTTTTTCATGATCCTTAACCATCATATCGGTATATATACGATCAAAATCAGCTCCTTTTTTTGCCTTCAGATCATCGTATGTCTTTTGTTGGTCTGCATCTAAACCGGTAGGCAGAGTGTAAGCAGTTTTAGAGGCCCATTGTTGTAATTCTTCGTTGGCTTTAGTGTGATCCTTTACCATCATTTCACCCAGTTTTTTAACCGCTGAGTTGGTCGCATTTTGAGATGCAAGTTTTCCCGCCATCACTTCCATCATTCCTCCTTTTGCTGCTGCATCAGCAAATTTTCGATCCTGATCATTTAATGATGTTGCTTCAGAAGACGTTTGGGAAGTTGAAAGAGAATCTCCAGGCATTGCACCCGAATCGACGGGAGCAGACATTTCGCTGTGATCAGCTGAATGATCAACAGTAGTGGTTTCTTTTTTGTTACACGCCGTTATTGCAGCAATGGCTACAATGATTAGAATTGTCTTTTTCATAATATTTTAATTTGTTGGTGTTGATATGAATGTCAAGTAGTTTCTACTCATTTTTTATACTAATCCGTTTCTTTCTTTTTCAAACTGCCATACCCTGTGATTAGCTATCGCCTCAACAAATAAGTCATCAGAATCAGTATCTTTAGCAGAAATTACTCCAGGATCATCATGTTTGATCGATGCCATATCTGTAAGGTTTTTGATTACTTCAGTATCATATCCAAAGTAAATGGCTTTACAGTGACGGAATGCTTCATTAATAAAATCAACCGTCATATTTTTATTTCCAGGCTTTACAAAGCCTTCTGCAGATTTTGCACCTCCACAGATATACAGGGCATCAAAACAAACACTTGAAGTCGTAGATAATGAATGATCCGGAATGTACGTCTGGCCGTCCGAAGATTTTACCGGTGCTACCGAATCAGCAATATATTGTACAACTGCACCCTGCCCTTCTAATTTTTCTATTAAATGATCGGTAGAAGCAGCATCAAACCCATCAGTCATCATAAAGCCAATTACACGACTTTCAATGGTATCTTTAACGGTATTGGCCATACTCAGCGCTTCTGAAAATTTTAAGGAAGGTTCAATTTCCGCACTTTGGAGACTTGCTGGATCGGCATCTGCAGGAATACTTTGATTGGGCTGATCGAGAATTTTAACCTCAACACCTAATCTGGATGCCACCTCCTGTGCCAAATCTTTGTTTACAAAAGCTAACTGACCAACCATTCGTTCTCTGATGACAGGAAGCGTTACTTTTGAAAGCTCAAAAACCAATGCATTTTGCAGATGCGTTTTTTCAAAAGCAGACTGACTGTTGTAAAATAATTTTGCTTGAGAATAATGGTCTACAAAGCTGGAGCTTCTTGCCCTCACTTTATGTCCTTCTACCCGCTCCTCCTGGGAGACAAAACCTCCTTCTTTCATCATAGCCTGAAACGGACACCCCCCACCCATTGAATTGGGTTCGTAACTTACTTTTCCTTTAACGATCTGCTGACGCATGTGTCCGTCACGCTGATTATTGTGAATGGTTGTAATGGACCTGTTGATTGGAATTTCATGAAAATTCGGAGAGCCTAATCTGGTAAGCTGAGTATCGGTGTACGAGAAAAGTCTTCCCTGTAAAAGAGGATCATTGGTAAAATCTATGCCGGGAACAATATGACCAGGATGAAATGCTACCTGCTCTGTTTCTGCAAAGAAATTATCCGGATTTCGGTTTAACGTTAGAGTCCCTACAAG
This is a stretch of genomic DNA from Chryseobacterium tructae. It encodes these proteins:
- a CDS encoding zinc-dependent alcohol dehydrogenase, yielding MKAAVFHSPGNITCDTVDDPKIEDQNDIILRVTSTAICGSDLHMYSGGIPQPRPMVMGHEFMGIVEEVGKNINHLQAGDRVVVPFPIACGGCYFCQHDLPSGCENSNIENYGPEGGLVTEKGGGMFGYTDLYGGYNGGQAQYVRVPYANFGPRKVSDSLTDEQVLFLTDIFPTGYTGVMWADLKGGETVAIFGAGPVGSMAVKSAILHHAKKVIVIDTLQYRLDQIKNLTGCETILWEDAKQTVDEIRSMTNGRGADLCIDAVGFEPDRNLMDRAKAAVNFEKGSIKVLEACMSGVRRGGFVSILGVYPMNYDNFRVGQLFDKGITLKAGQSPVHAIIDKLMKYVETGQVKLDDIITHRLSLDEVAKGYEIFDKKQDGCVKVVLDPWR
- a CDS encoding catalase; translated protein: MENENLGSNPKRDQLQDHTTDNSNEKLTTNQGLKINNNQDSLKAGERGPSLLEDFILREKITHFDHERIPERVVHARGSGAHGVFKLNKSLAKYTKAKFLNNIEEETPVFVRFSTVAGSRGSTDLARDVRGFAVKFYTEEGVYDLVGNNMPVFFIQDAIKFPDLVHAVKPEPDNEIPQAASAHNTFWDFISLMPESTHMIMWLMSDRAIPRSFRMMEGFGVHSFKFINEQGDVHFVKFHFKPKLGVHSVAWPEAQKISGNDPDFHRRDLWEAIENGAFPEWDLGVQVVPEKDEHKFDFDLLDPTKIIPEELVPVELVGTLTLNRNPDNFFAETEQVAFHPGHIVPGIDFTNDPLLQGRLFSYTDTQLTRLGSPNFHEIPINRSITTIHNNQRDGHMRQQIVKGKVSYEPNSMGGGCPFQAMMKEGGFVSQEERVEGHKVRARSSSFVDHYSQAKLFYNSQSAFEKTHLQNALVFELSKVTLPVIRERMVGQLAFVNKDLAQEVASRLGVEVKILDQPNQSIPADADPASLQSAEIEPSLKFSEALSMANTVKDTIESRVIGFMMTDGFDAASTDHLIEKLEGQGAVVQYIADSVAPVKSSDGQTYIPDHSLSTTSSVCFDALYICGGAKSAEGFVKPGNKNMTVDFINEAFRHCKAIYFGYDTEVIKNLTDMASIKHDDPGVISAKDTDSDDLFVEAIANHRVWQFEKERNGLV
- a CDS encoding DUF4142 domain-containing protein — its product is MKKTILIIVAIAAITACNKKETTTVDHSADHSEMSAPVDSGAMPGDSLSTSQTSSEATSLNDQDRKFADAAAKGGMMEVMAGKLASQNATNSAVKKLGEMMVKDHTKANEELQQWASKTAYTLPTGLDADQQKTYDDLKAKKGADFDRIYTDMMVKDHEKTIADFKKEAADGSESSLKNFATKTLPTLDHHLMESKKAKDAVK
- a CDS encoding CCC motif membrane protein, with translation MRNSKLPNATAVLVLGISSVALCCCYGIPGILTGGIALFLYRKDKKVYDKNKGGYSNFDNLKTGRMLSILGMSLSSLCLIYLLLVHYL